From the genome of Thunnus thynnus chromosome 1, fThuThy2.1, whole genome shotgun sequence, one region includes:
- the LOC137184258 gene encoding zinc finger protein OZF-like, translating to MFKTEQLKALVNERLKAAAEEIFSLFEKTIKDYEEEVFRSKREMEQHRQLAGRTASMQLSVKEVDAPSEQQHCEKRTDLGDDDQEPQQIKEEQEELWTTQSCEKLEEADTKDSMFNIIYVHRSDKDGRQSSHESHHVEHKEGDALPSSSSEHLKAEPDKEATSDCQMSEDVDSDDDCRDSGGLHSGVNSKKPQGAGEMVDRPYTCSVCSKNFRIKSILTRHMKTHTGEKPYICSVCGKSFIQRSYLQTHMNSHSGQKPYTCSFCGRGFTQAGNMNAHMRIHTGEKPHSCGDCGKSFREKADLIKHTIIHTGEKPYSCSVCSMKFSTQSNLTRHMKTHSGERPYSCTVCGKRFIRRSHLIIHMKTHTGESL from the exons ATGTTCAAGACAGAGCAACTTAAAGCGCTGGTCAATGAGCGACTGAAAGCCGCTGCTGAGGAAATATTTAGCCTCTTTgaaaaaactattaaagacTATGAGGAGGAAGTTTTCCGCTCCAAGCGGGAGATGGAGCAACACCGACAGCTGGCTGGGAGGACAG CCTCCATGCAGCTCTCTGTCAAGGAAGTGGACGCTCCCTCTGAGCAGCAGCACTGTGAGAAAAGGACCGATCTGGGAGATGATGACCAGGAGCCTCAGCAGATCAAAGAAGAACAGGAGGAACTGTGGACCACTCAGTCGTGTGAAAAGCTGGAAGAGGCTGATACCAAAGACTCAATGTTCAATATAATTTATGTGCACAGAAGTGACAAAGACGGAAGACAGTCCTCACATGAAAGCCACCATGTTGAACATAAAGAGGGAGACGCTTTGCCCAGCAGCTCATCTGAACATCTCAAAGCAGAACCGGATAAAGAAGCAACCAGTGACTGCCAGATGAGTGAAGATGTTGATAGCGACGATGACTGCAGGGACAGCGGAGGACTTCACTCAGGTGTAAACAGCAAGAAACCGCAGGGAGCTGGCGAGATGGTAGACAGACCGTACACCTGCAGCGTTTGCAGCAAGAATTTCAGGATTAAATCCATTCTGACTCGccacatgaagacacacacaggagagaaaccctACATCTGCAGCGTCTGCGGTAAAAGCTTCATTCAGCGTTCCTATCTGCAAACGCACATGAACTCTCACTCTGGACAGAAACCGTACACTTGTAGTTTCTGTGGCCGAGGATTCACGCAGGCTGGAAACATGAACGCCCACATGCGAATCCACACGGGAGAGAAACCTCACAGCTGTGGCGACTGTGGAAAAAGTTTTAGAGAGAAAGCAGATCTCATCAAGCACACCATCATTCATACTGGTGAGAAACCGTACAGTTGCTCCGTATGCAGTATGAAATTCAGCACTCAGTCTAATCTAACGCGCCACATGAAGACTCATTCAGGGGAGAGGCCATACAGTTGTACTGTTTGTGGGAAAAGATTCATTCGGCGCTCGCATTTAATTATTCACATGAAGACTCACACAGGGGAGAGTCTCTAG